One Natator depressus isolate rNatDep1 chromosome 5, rNatDep2.hap1, whole genome shotgun sequence DNA segment encodes these proteins:
- the BRIX1 gene encoding ribosome biogenesis protein BRX1 homolog has protein sequence MAAAKRKRGGAATRPRKRARGAPNGTGPPAKPSPQGAEREEHSIPAPISKGKWKNKERVLIFSSRGINFRTRHLMQDLRTLMPHSKADTKMDRKDKLFVINEICEIKNCNKCIFFEAKKKQDLYMWLSNSPQGPSAKFLVQNIHTLAELKMTGNCLRGSRPLLSFDTVFDQEPHYALLKELFIQIFSTPQYHPKSQPFVDHVFTFSITDNRIWFRNYQIIEEDAALVEIGPRFVLNLIKIFQGSFGGPTLYENPHYQSPNMHRRMTRLAVAAKFREKQQVKDLQKLRKKEEKTIIPEDPTETVFETPAEEKPLEIELVKPQLKVNLKKKKKLFQRQRKRQKKLSGVGV, from the exons ATGGCGGCGGCCAAGAGGAAGCGTGGAGGTGCTGCGACCCGGCCGAGGAAACGAGCTAGAGGGGCTCCGAATGGGACCGGGCCGCCGGCCAAGCCAAGCCCGCAGGGAGCGGAGAGGGAGGAGCACAGCATCCCGGCTCCTATCTCTAAG GGTAAATGGAAAAACAAAGAGCGGGTGCTTATTTTCTCTTCTAGAGGAATAAACTTCAGAACGAGACATCTAATGCAAGACTTGCGAACGTTGATGCCCCACTCTAAAGCAG ACACTAAAATGGACCGTAAAGATAAGCTGTTTGTAATTAATGAG ATTTGTGAAATAAAAAACTGCAATAAGTGCATATTTTTTGAAGCCAAAAAGAAACAGGATCTCTACATGTG GCTTTCAAATTCACCTCAAGGACCATCAGCCAAATTTTTAGTACAGAATA TTCATACCCTAGCAGAGCTGAAGATGACTGGAAACTGCCTGAGAGGCTCACGGCCTCTTCTGTCCTTTGATACG GTGTTTGATCAAGAGCCACACTATGCTCTGTTAAAAGAGTTGTTTATTCAG ATTTTTAGTACACCACAGTATCACCCCAAAAGCCAGCCTTTTGTAGATCATGTATTCACGTTCTCCATCACAGACAACAGAATCTGGTTTCGAAACTATCAG ATCATTGAAGAAGATGCAGCTCTTGTAGAAATTGGACCtcgttttgttttaaatctcataaAGATTTTCCAGGGCAGCTTTGGAGGACCAACTCTATATGAGAATCCACATTACCAGTCCCCAAACATG CATCGGCGGATGACAAGATTGGCTGTAGCTGCTAAATTCAGAGAAAAACAGCAAGTGAAGGACCTGCAGAAACttaggaaaaaagaagaaaaaacaattatTCCAGAAGATCCTACTGAAACTGTCTTTGAAACTCCAGCAGAGGAAAAACCATTGGAAATAGAGTTGGTGAAACCACAGCTAAAAGtcaatttgaaaaagaaaaagaaattatttcAACGACAAAGGAAGAGGCAAAAAAAACTTTCCGGGGTGGGAgtgtaa